A segment of the Bacillus pseudomycoides genome:
TTCGTTATGTAGAGTAAATAAATTCCATCAAAAACCAATTGTAATTGGATGTCTTGGGATTACAATTGAGATTATAGCAAGTATGTCAGAACTAGCTTTTTATCATGTTTTAGTACTTGGTACAACGATTACGATTTCCGAAATAAATAAATTGATTATTATCGCGGTTTTTCGAAGCTTCTTTGCCCTTGGTTTCTTAAATATGATGAGTTTATATGAAACGAAATTAAAAGAAGCACAGGTTCGGAAAGAAAATGAAAAGATGTTGATGCATCTTTCCAATTTATATGTGGAATCTGTACATTTAAAAAAGACACTTCAAAATGCAGAATTAATTACACAAGAAGCATATCAATTATATCGAAATTTACAGGCTAGTAATGGTACAAATGATATAGAAGTGCACAGTAAAAAAGTATTGAAAATTGCTGGGGAAGTACACGAAATTAAAAAAGATAATCAAAGAATTTTTGCGGGATTATCAAAGCTTTTATTAGATAAAAATCTTTCTGAGTACATAGAAGGTCATGAGTTGATAGAAATGATTGTTAGGATAAATGAAAAGTACGCTCAGCTATTAGGAAAAGAAATAACATTTTCTAAAAACATAGAAGGTGAGCACAATGAGTACCATGTGTATACTGTATTGTCGATTTTAAATAACTTAGTGGCAAATGCTGTAGAAGCAATAGAGGGTGTTGGTGAGATTGTAATAAACACCTATAAACAAGAAGGAAATGTAATGTTTGAAGTAATAGATAATGGTCCTGGTATTGCACAAAAATATAAAGAGTTAGTATTTAAACCGGGATTTACTTCGAAGTATGATCAGACAGGGA
Coding sequences within it:
- a CDS encoding ATP-binding protein, whose product is MASLNWNQLWKKDMSLLIILVLIVPIAGELNFHPFNDTFRVSFGTPIFFFLLLFLRKIPAAVVGLLVGVSVVGFRVCFDWMLQGSFQVTDSFYLRYPVFFYYFVYGSLFSLCRVNKFHQKPIVIGCLGITIEIIASMSELAFYHVLVLGTTITISEINKLIIIAVFRSFFALGFLNMMSLYETKLKEAQVRKENEKMLMHLSNLYVESVHLKKTLQNAELITQEAYQLYRNLQASNGTNDIEVHSKKVLKIAGEVHEIKKDNQRIFAGLSKLLLDKNLSEYIEGHELIEMIVRINEKYAQLLGKEITFSKNIEGEHNEYHVYTVLSILNNLVANAVEAIEGVGEIVINTYKQEGNVMFEVIDNGPGIAQKYKELVFKPGFTSKYDQTGTPSTGIGLSYIKEMVTELGGEVILQDGEDERGCKFVVWLPESSLTREG